One genomic segment of Brassica napus cultivar Da-Ae chromosome A3, Da-Ae, whole genome shotgun sequence includes these proteins:
- the LOC106424451 gene encoding calcium-dependent protein kinase 9, with protein sequence MGNCFAKNHGLMKPQQNGQTRSVEVDQTHQDPPSYTPQPRSQTPEKPSSETNQPPPWRMAAPAPSPKAAKSSSTSILENAYEDVKLFYTLGKELGRGQFGVTYLCTENSTGKKYACKSISKKKLVTKADKDDMRREIQIMQHLSGQPNIVEFKGAYEDEKAVNLVMELCAGGELFDRIIAKGHYSERAAASVCRQIVNVVKICHFMGVLHRDLKPENFLLSSKDDKALIKATDFGLSVFIEEGKVYRDIVGSAYYVAPEVLRRRYGKEVDIWSAGIILYILLSGVPPFWAETEKGIFDAILEGHIDFESQPWPSISNSAKDLVRKMLTADPKRRISAADVLEHPWLREGGEASDKPIDSAVLSRMKQFRAMNKLKKLALKVIAENINTEEIQGLKAMFANIDTDNSGTITYEELKEGLAKLGSKLTEAEVKQLMDAADVDGNGSIDYIEFITATMHRHRLESDENLYKAFQHFDKDGSGYITIDELEVALKEYGMGDDATIKEVLSDVDSDNDGRINYEEFCAMMRSGNPQQQQQQQPPRLF encoded by the exons ATGGGAAATTGCTTTGCCAAGAACCATGGATTGATGAAGCCTCAGCAAAACGGGCAGACCAGATCAGTTGAAGTGGATCAGACCCACCAAGATCCGCCGTCGTATACTCCACAGCCGAGAAGCCAGACGCCGGAGAAACCATCATCCGAGACGAACCAACCGCCGCCGTGGAGAATGGCTGCGCCGGCACCAAGCCCCAAAGCGGCAAAGAGCAGTTCTACTTCTATCCTAGAGAACGCTTACGAGGACGTGAAGCTGTTCTACACACTGGGGAAAGAGCTAGGACGAGGGCAGTTCGGTGTAACGTATCTCTGCACAGAGAACTCGACGGGGAAGAAGTACGCTTGCAAGTCCATCTCGAAGAAGAAGCTGGTGACGAAAGCTGACAAGGACGACATGAGGAGAGAGATTCAGATAATGCAGCATTTGAGTGGGCAGCCTAACATTGTGGAGTTCAAAGGGGCTTATGAGGATGAGAAGGCTGTGAATCTGGTGATGGAGCTTTGCGCTGGTGGCGAGTTGTTTGATAGGATCATTGCTAAGGGGCATTACAGTGAGAGAGCGGCTGCGTCTGTGTGTAGACAGATTGTGAACGTTGTCAAGATTTGCCATTTCATGGGTGTGTTGCATAGAGACTTGAAGCCTGAGAATTTTTTGCTTTCTAGTAAAGATGACAAGGCTTTGATCAAGGCTACTGATTTTGGCTTGTCTGTCTTCATTGAAGAGG GAAAAGTATATAGAGACATTGTTGGGAGTGCATACTATGTAGCTCCTGAAGTCTTGCGTCGTAGATACGGGAAAGAAGTTGATATATGGAGTGCTGGAATCATATTATACATTCTCCTTAGTGGTGTGCCCCCGTTTTGGGCTG AAACCGAGAAAGGGATATTTGATGCGATATTGGAAGGCCATATCGACTTTGAAAGCCAGCCCTGGCCTTCAATCTCCAACAGTGCTAAAGATCTTGTGCGTAAGATGCTGACTGCTGATCCAAAAAGGAGGATCTCTGCTGCTGATGTTCTTG AGCATCCATGGCTTAGAGAAGGTGGAGAAGCATCTGACAAGCCAATTGACAGTGCTGTTCTCTCAAGGATGAAACAGTTTAGAGCAATGAATAAGCTAAAGAAACTTGCCTTAAAG GTTATCGCGGAGAATATTAACACGGAGGAGATCCAAGGATTGAAGGCAATGTTTGCTAACATAGACACAGACAACAGTGGCACAATCACATATGAAGAATTGAAAGAAGGGTTAGCCAAGTTGGGATCTAAACTCACAGAAGCTGAAGTGAAGCAGCTCATGGATGCT GCTGATGTTGATGGGAACGGGTCAATAGACTACATTGAGTTCATTACTGCAACTATGCATAGACACAGGCTTGAAAGTGATGAGAATCTTTACAAGGCTTTCCAGCATTTTGACAAAGACGGCAGTGG ATACATTACAATAGATGAGCTCGAAGTGGCGTTGAAGGAGTATGGAATGGGAGATGATGCAACAATCAAAGAGGTTCTCTCAGATGTGGACTCTGATAAC GATGGTAGAATCAACTATGAAGAGTTCTGCGCGATGATGAGAAGTGGAAATCcacaacagcaacaacaacaacaaccaccgCGGCTCTTCTAA
- the LOC125607028 gene encoding protein FATTY ACID EXPORT 6-like yields MHDFCFTIPYGLLLIGGGFIGYLKKGSITSFAGGAGTGLLLILAGYLSLNAFKKKKTSTIAVVLQTVISAALTLVMGQRYLLTQKIMPAGLVAVISALMTCFYVYKIATGGNKIPSKAAE; encoded by the exons ATGCATGATTTCTGCTTCACAATCCCCTACGGGCTACTCCTAATCGGCGGTGGGTTCATCGGGTACCTGAAGAAAGGAAGCATCACATCTTTCGCAGGAGGTGCAGGCACTGGGCTATTACTCATCCTCGCTGGATATCTCAGTCTCAATgctttcaagaagaagaagacttctACCATCGCTGTTGTTCTTCAGACAG TCATCTCAGCTGCTCTCACACTAGTCATGGGACAGCGTTACTTGCTCACTCAAAAGATCATGCCCGCTGGTTTGGTTGCTGTGATCAG TGCTCTCATGACCTGTTTTTACGTATACAAGATCGCTACTGGTGGCAATAAAATCCCATCAAAAGCTGCTGAGTGA
- the LOC106424449 gene encoding glycerophosphodiester phosphodiesterase GDPDL5-like — protein MTFLRMFFLILLQFFNLHNVSASSWQTLSGKPPVVIARGGFSGVFPDSSSKAYEFVSVTTSLNLALWCDLQLTKDGVGICFPNQNLYNYSDVKDVYPNKKEWFSVDFTWKDLSDVNLVQNVKSRSGVFDGSYQILTVEIVAELGPPGLWLNIQNSAFYRQHNLSMRNYVVSLSKRVDFISSPEISFLKSMKKDVTKLIFRFLNQDQIEPFTDQTYSSLSKNLSYIKTFSSGILVPKSYIWPLGSDLYLKPHTSLVTEAHRQGLQVFALEFANDFVFVYNYSYDPTAEYLSFIDNGNFSVDGFLSDFPVTPYRAISCFSHLDTKEDEEPAVVTIISKDGASGDFPGCTDLAYEKAVKDGVDILDCNVQMSKDKIPFCMSSIDLLNTTNVFDTSFRNLSSTVAEIQPKSGIYTFSLTMSQIKTLKPVISNPKEDHALFRNPRNKNVGKFLTLSEFLFLANRYNSLLGVLIKVENAVYLAKHQGISVVDAVLNKTERLSTQEGQTTSIAIMFQSTDKSVLMDFKEKKLIYPDELVYRVDEDIRDVTDSAIKEIMSFAGTIIISKESVLP, from the exons ATGACATTCCTTAGAATGTTTTTTCTGATTCTGCTCCAGTTCTTCAACTTACACAATGTTTCAGCAAGTTCTTGGCAGACACTAAGTG GGAAACCTCCTGTTGTGATTGCTAGAGGTGGGTTCTCTGGTGTGTTTCCAGATTCCAGTAGTAAAGCATATGAGTTTGTCAGTGTGACCACTTCACTAAACCTAGCTCTGTGGTGTGATCTTCAACTAACAAAGGATGGTGTTGGAATCTGCTTCCCTAATCAAAATCTCTACAATTATTCTGATGTCAAAGACGTTTACCCTAATAAGAAAGAATGGTTCTCTGTTGATTTCACATGGAAGGACCTCTCTGATGTGAACT TGGTCCAGAACGTTAAGTCACGATCAGGAGTTTTCGATGGTTCCTACCAGATATTAACTGTTGAAATTGTAGCAGAACTAGGACCTCCAGGCCTCTGGTTAAACATTCAG AACAGTGCTTTCTACCGGCAACATAATTTGAGTATGAGAAACTATGTTGTCTCTCTATCAAAACGCGTGGACTTCATATCTTCTCCAGAGATCAGTTTCCTTAAGAGCATGAAAAAGGATGTGACAAAGCTCATCTTTAGGTTTCTGAATCAAGATCAGATAGAGCCCTTCACAGACCAAACTTACAGCTCTCTTTCCAAGAACCTAAGCTATATAAAAACGTTTTCATCTGGAATCCTTGTTCCAAAGTCTTACATATGGCCTTTAGGTTCAGATCTTTACCTGAAACCCCACACGTCACTAGTCACAGAAGCTCATAGACAAGGCTTACAAGTTTTCGCCTTGGAGTTTGCCAatgattttgtgtttgtttataaCTACAGCTATGATCCAACAGCTGAGTACTTATCTTTTATTGACAATGGAAACTTCTCTGTTGATGGTTTCTTATCAGACTTCCCAGTGACTCCATACCGAGCTATCA GTTGCTTCTCTCATTTAGACACCAAAGAAGATGAGGAGCCTG CTGTGGTTACTATTATTTCAAAGGATGGAGCTAGTGGAGACTTCCCAGGGTGTACTGACTTGGCATATGAGAAAGCTGTGAAGGATGGGGTTGACATTCTTGATTGCAATGTTCAAATGTCCAAGGACAAGATCCCCTTTTGCATGAGCTCCATAGATCTTCTCAACACCACTAATGTCTTTGACACAAGCTTCAGAAACCTGTCATCAACAGTTGCAGAGATTCAGCCTAAAAGTGGAATCTACACTTTCAGCTTGACTATGTCTCAGATAAAAACATTGAAGC CTGTTATCTCGAATCCTAAAGAGGATCATGCTCTATTCAGAAACCCAAGAAACAAAAACGTTGGAAAGTTTCTTACGTTATCAGAGTTTCTGTTTCTTGCAAACCGTTACAACTCTCTCTTAGGCGTCTTGATAAAAGTGGAG AATGCAGTGTACTTAGCCAAACATCAAGGAATCAGCGTGGTGGATGCTGTGCTAAATAAGACGGAGAGACTAAGTACTCAAGAAGGCCAGACAACTTCAATAGCAATCATGTTCCAGTCTACTGATAAGTCTGTCTTAATGGACTTTAAAGAAAAGAAGCTAATATATCCTGATGAACTTGTCTATAGAGTGGATGAAGACATACGTGATGTCACAGATTCAGCAATCAAAGAGATCATGAGTTTTGCAGGCACTATTATCATCAGTAAGGAGTCTGTCCTTCCTTAA
- the LOC106420397 gene encoding uncharacterized protein LOC106420397, with protein MELDPYTPPSLNIIHCVTAKLNEQNFLFWKRQFQSFLSGQRLFGFVTGTIPQPVSTILAPSIQGTSTPVPNPDHELWWQTDQVIQSWLLGSVTDQLQSVVVHCTTSHEIWTTLDNHFNRPSNSRLFELQRKLQTVTKATKTMDVYLQEIKTISDQLTSIGSPMTEVMKIFTALRGLGKDFEPIKTAIEGTIDSQPSTTFDSTCLDLLPLMTDLRVMILAKKLLLTWLSHQFAQVKGASITLHEEEEAEVDLELVVEDTTQQKVAALCSSSPPLRQIRALSVRSVENQDIKHSDATFATTTTTSLKNLLKPLLLCALLTFLMRQVLTGMLTLQLLLTSPTLCTTCNMLSLITVQIQLWLEMGHIFL; from the coding sequence ATGGAACTAGATCCATACACTCCTCCCTCCTTAAACATCATCCACTGCGTCACAGCAAAGCTAAATGAACAAAATTTCTTGTTCTGGAAAAGACAGTTTCAGTCCTTTCTAAGTGGACAACGCTTGTTTGGATTTGTCACTGGTACCATACCTCAGCCTGTTTCGACCATCTTGGCGCCTTCTATTCAAGGTACATCTACACCAGTGCCGAACCCGGACCATGAGCTTTGGTGGCAGACAGATCAAGTCATTCAGTCCTGGTTGCTTGGATCTGTCACAGACCAGCTTCAGAGTGTAGTTGTTCACTGCACCACATCTCACGAGATCTGGACAACGCTGGACAACCACTTCAATCGACCCTCTAACTCACGCTTGTTTGAGCTGCAACGCAAACTTCAAACGGTCACAAAGGCGACCAAAACTATGGACGTGTATCTTCAAGAGATAAAGACTATCAGCGATCAACTTACCTCCATAGGATCGCCAATGACTGAAGTTATGAAGATCTTTACTGCTCTCAGAGGTTTGGGAAAAGACTTTGAGCCTATTAAGACCGCCATTGAAGGAACCATTGACTCTCAACCCTCTACTAcatttgactccacatgccTCGACTTGTTGCCTTTGATGACAGACTTAAGAGTTATGATACTGGCCAAGAAGTTACTCCTCACTTGGCTTTCACATCAGTTCGCTCAGGTCAAGGGGGCCAGTATTACTCTTCACGAGGAAGAGGAGGCAGAGGTAGATCTGGAGCTCGTGGTCGAGGATACTACACAACAAAAGGTCGCGGCTTTATGCAGCAGTTCTCCTCCTCTGAGACAGATACGCGCATTGTCTGTCAGATCTGTGGAAAACCAGGACATCAAGCATTCAGATGCTACTTTCGCTACAACAACAACTACCAGTCTGAAGAATCTACTCAAGCCCTTGCTGCTATGCGCATTACTGACATTTCTGATGAGGCAAGTGCTGACTGGTATGCTGACTCTGCAGCTACTGCTCACGTCACCAACTCTGTGCACAACCTGCAACATGCTCAGCCTTATCACGGTTCAGATACAGTTATGGTTGGAGATGGGTCATATCTTCCTATAA
- the LOC106424452 gene encoding probable serine/threonine-protein kinase PBL23 isoform X1, whose product MKISCLFCCMSERQLTRRSSSRQGIKDCIDANNTLSRFENISYKTDSSRRRFISEEISKLGKGNISAQIFTFRELCVATKNFNPENQLGEGGFGRVYKGHIETSEKVVAVKQLDKNGYQGNREFLVEVMMLSLLHHTNLVNLVGYCADGDQRILVYEYMPNGSLDDHLLDLARTKRKPLDWDTRMKVAAGAARGLEYLHETADPPVVYRDFKASNILLDQEFNPKLSDFGLAKVGPTGGQTHVSTRVMGTYGYCAPEYALTGQLTMKSDVYSFGVVFLEMITGRRVIDTTKPTREQNLVTWASPLFKDRRKFSLMADPLLGGKYPMKGLYQALAVAAMCLQDEAETRPNMSDVVTALEYLAMTKSEEDGETN is encoded by the exons ATGAAAATAAGTTGCTTGTTCTGTTGTATGTCCGAGAGACAATTAACCAGACGATCATCATCAAGACAAGGCATCAAAGACTGCATTGATGCAAACAACACTCTTTCAAGATTTGAAAACATCTCTTATAAAACAG ATAGCAGTAGGAGAAGATTCATATCCGAGGAGATATCAAAACTCGGGAAAGGGAACATAAGTGCTCAGATCTTTACCTTCAGAGAGCTCTGCGTCGCCACCAAGaactttaaccccgagaatcAGCTCGGTGAAGGCGGTTTTGGAAGGGTTTACAAAGGGCACATAGAAACCTCTGAAAAG GTTGTTGCGGTTAAGCAGCTAGACAAGAATGGCTACCAAGGGAACAGAGAGTTTCTTGTGGAAGTCATGATGTTGAGTCTCTTACATCACACAAACCTTGTCAACTTGGTTGGATACTGCGCAGACGGTGATCAACGGATTCTTGTCTATGAATATATGCCAAATGGCTCATTAGATGATCATCTTCTCG ACTTGGCGCGGACCAAGAGGAAACCGTTGGACTGGGACACAAGGATGAAAGTTGCGGCAGGAGCAGCTAGAGGGCTTGAGTATCTACATGAAACAGCTGATCCTCCTGTGGTCTACAGAGATTTCAAAGCCTCCAACATATTGCTTGACCAAGAATTTAACCCAAAGCTTTCGGATTTCGGTTTAGCTAAAGTTGGTCCGACCGGTGGACAGACTCATGTGTCGACCAGAGTAATGGGAACATACGGTTACTGTGCCCCTGAGTATGCTCTCACGGGACAGCTCACTATGAAGTCCGATGTGTACAGCTTTGGAGTTGTGTTCTTGGAGATGATCACAGGAAGAAGAGTCATTGACACGACCAAACCAACTCGAGAACAGAATCTAGTGACTTGG GCGAGTCCATTGTTCAAAGATAGGAGAAAGTTCAGCTTAATGGCGGATCCGTTGCTTGGAGGGAAGTATCCGATGAAGGGACTGTATCAAGCGCTTGCAGTTGCAGCGATGTGTCTTCAAGACGAAGCAGAAACGAGACCTAATATGAGTGATGTAGTCACTGCGCTCGAGTACTTAGCTATGACCAAAAgcgaagaagatggagaaacgAATTAA
- the LOC106424452 gene encoding probable serine/threonine-protein kinase PBL23 isoform X3, with the protein MKISCLFCCMSERQLTRRSSSRQGIKDCIDANNTLSRFENISYKTDSSRRRFISEEISKLGKGNISAQIFTFRELCVATKNFNPENQLGEGGFGRVYKGHIETSEKVVAVKQLDKNGYQGNREFLVEVMMLSLLHHTNLVNLVGYCADGDQRILVYEYMPNGSLDDHLLDLARTKRKPLDWDTRMKVAAGAARGLEYLHETADPPVVYRDFKASNILLDQEFNPKLSDFGLAKVGPTGGQTHVSTRVMGTYGYCAPEYALTGQLTMKSDVYSFGVVFLEMITGRRVIDTTKPTREQNLVTWIGESSA; encoded by the exons ATGAAAATAAGTTGCTTGTTCTGTTGTATGTCCGAGAGACAATTAACCAGACGATCATCATCAAGACAAGGCATCAAAGACTGCATTGATGCAAACAACACTCTTTCAAGATTTGAAAACATCTCTTATAAAACAG ATAGCAGTAGGAGAAGATTCATATCCGAGGAGATATCAAAACTCGGGAAAGGGAACATAAGTGCTCAGATCTTTACCTTCAGAGAGCTCTGCGTCGCCACCAAGaactttaaccccgagaatcAGCTCGGTGAAGGCGGTTTTGGAAGGGTTTACAAAGGGCACATAGAAACCTCTGAAAAG GTTGTTGCGGTTAAGCAGCTAGACAAGAATGGCTACCAAGGGAACAGAGAGTTTCTTGTGGAAGTCATGATGTTGAGTCTCTTACATCACACAAACCTTGTCAACTTGGTTGGATACTGCGCAGACGGTGATCAACGGATTCTTGTCTATGAATATATGCCAAATGGCTCATTAGATGATCATCTTCTCG ACTTGGCGCGGACCAAGAGGAAACCGTTGGACTGGGACACAAGGATGAAAGTTGCGGCAGGAGCAGCTAGAGGGCTTGAGTATCTACATGAAACAGCTGATCCTCCTGTGGTCTACAGAGATTTCAAAGCCTCCAACATATTGCTTGACCAAGAATTTAACCCAAAGCTTTCGGATTTCGGTTTAGCTAAAGTTGGTCCGACCGGTGGACAGACTCATGTGTCGACCAGAGTAATGGGAACATACGGTTACTGTGCCCCTGAGTATGCTCTCACGGGACAGCTCACTATGAAGTCCGATGTGTACAGCTTTGGAGTTGTGTTCTTGGAGATGATCACAGGAAGAAGAGTCATTGACACGACCAAACCAACTCGAGAACAGAATCTAGTGACTTGG ATAGGAGAAAGTTCAGCTTAA
- the LOC106424452 gene encoding probable serine/threonine-protein kinase PBL23 isoform X2: MKISCLFCCMSERQLTRRSSSRQGIKDCIDANNTLSRFENISYKTDSSRRRFISEEISKLGKGNISAQIFTFRELCVATKNFNPENQLGEGGFGRVYKGHIETSEKVVAVKQLDKNGYQGNREFLVEVMMLSLLHHTNLVNLVGYCADGDQRILVYEYMPNGSLDDHLLDLARTKRKPLDWDTRMKVAAGAARGLEYLHETADPPVVYRDFKASNILLDQEFNPKLSDFGLAKVGPTGGQTHVSTRVMGTYGYCAPEYALTGQLTMKSDVYSFGVVFLEMITGRRVIDTTKPTREQNLVTWVTSESIVQR, translated from the exons ATGAAAATAAGTTGCTTGTTCTGTTGTATGTCCGAGAGACAATTAACCAGACGATCATCATCAAGACAAGGCATCAAAGACTGCATTGATGCAAACAACACTCTTTCAAGATTTGAAAACATCTCTTATAAAACAG ATAGCAGTAGGAGAAGATTCATATCCGAGGAGATATCAAAACTCGGGAAAGGGAACATAAGTGCTCAGATCTTTACCTTCAGAGAGCTCTGCGTCGCCACCAAGaactttaaccccgagaatcAGCTCGGTGAAGGCGGTTTTGGAAGGGTTTACAAAGGGCACATAGAAACCTCTGAAAAG GTTGTTGCGGTTAAGCAGCTAGACAAGAATGGCTACCAAGGGAACAGAGAGTTTCTTGTGGAAGTCATGATGTTGAGTCTCTTACATCACACAAACCTTGTCAACTTGGTTGGATACTGCGCAGACGGTGATCAACGGATTCTTGTCTATGAATATATGCCAAATGGCTCATTAGATGATCATCTTCTCG ACTTGGCGCGGACCAAGAGGAAACCGTTGGACTGGGACACAAGGATGAAAGTTGCGGCAGGAGCAGCTAGAGGGCTTGAGTATCTACATGAAACAGCTGATCCTCCTGTGGTCTACAGAGATTTCAAAGCCTCCAACATATTGCTTGACCAAGAATTTAACCCAAAGCTTTCGGATTTCGGTTTAGCTAAAGTTGGTCCGACCGGTGGACAGACTCATGTGTCGACCAGAGTAATGGGAACATACGGTTACTGTGCCCCTGAGTATGCTCTCACGGGACAGCTCACTATGAAGTCCGATGTGTACAGCTTTGGAGTTGTGTTCTTGGAGATGATCACAGGAAGAAGAGTCATTGACACGACCAAACCAACTCGAGAACAGAATCTAGTGACTTGGGTAACAA GCGAGTCCATTGTTCAAAGATAG
- the LOC106424448 gene encoding FHA domain-containing protein DDL, with the protein MASESPVRHRQSPRRRSPSRRDESSRSPSPRTKRLRRAQGERSREREDSRGRERERRREGDKERTRRDVADVEVGDKRRRGGAGREETEERKRAGADDERQTRGRRERSASPLDRSSRKSRRSPERAPASRHDEGSNARGSGEEPNDEDDSIAKMKAAEEALAAKKKEEPSFELSGKLAEETNRYRGIAILFNEPPEARKPNKRWRLYVFKDSEPLDEPLQLHRQSCYLFGRERRIADIPTDHPSCSKQHAVIQYREVTVEKPDGMVEKQVKPYLMDLGSTNKTYINKDPIEPQRYYELREKDTIKFGNSSREYVLLHEGSAE; encoded by the exons ATGGCTTCAGAGTCTCCGGTGAGGCACAGGCAGTCTCCTCGACGGAGAAGTCCATCGAGAAGAGATGAATCTTCTAGGTCTCCTTCGCCACGGACGAAGAGACTGAGAAGAGCTCAAGGCGAaagaagtagagagagagaggacagCAGAGGAAGGGAAagggagagaagaagagaaggagataAGGAGAGGACGAGGAGGGACGTAGCAGATGTGGAAGTTGGGGATAAGAGAAGACGCGGCGGCGCAGGGAGAGAGGAGACTGAAGAAAGGAAGAGAGCAGGAGCAGACGATGAGAGACAAACTAGAGGAAGACGTGAGAGGTCTGCTTCACCGTTAGATAGGAGTAGTCGCAAGAGTAGGCGTTCACCAGAGAGAGCTCCTGCATCTAGGCATGATGAG GGATCTAATGCAAGAGGGAGCGGCGAGGAACC CAATGATGAAGATGATTCGATTGCTAAAATGAAAGCTGCTGAAGAAGCTTTGGCAGCAAAGAAAAAG GAAGAACCATCGTTTGAGCTATCAGGAAAACTTGCGGAAGAAACCAACAGATACAGAG GTATCGCCATCCTCTTCAATGAGCCACCAGAGGCTAGAAAACCCAACAAAAGATGGAGACTTTATGTTTTCAAGGATAGCGAGCCACTGGATG AGCCACTCCAGCTCCATCGCCAAAGCTGCTACCTCTTTGGACGTGAGAGAAGAATCGCCGACATTCCTACTGATCACCCTTCTTGCAGCAAGCAGCATGCTGTTATCCAGTACCG GGAAGTGACAGTGGAGAAACCAGATGGTATGGTGGAGAAGCAAGTGAA GCCTTACCTTATGGATCTTGGCAGCACCAACAAGACTTACATCAAT AAAGATCCTATTGAACCACAACGCTACTATGAGCTGCGCGAGAAAGATACCATCAAGTTTGGTAACAGCAG TCGAGAGTACGTACTGTTGCACGAGGGTTCTGCAGAGTGA
- the LOC106424447 gene encoding protein disulfide-isomerase 5-3-like codes for MVSPTKLKSVDFYRKIPRDLTEASLSGAGLSIVAALVMMLLFGMELSSYLEVTTTTAVVVDKSSDGDFLRIDFNISFPALSCEFASLDVNDVLGTNRLNITKTVRKFPIDPHLKATGGEFHSGLASHHINHGEEIKQEFPDGAIQLTNGGFESLSHHFPLLIVNFNAPWCYWSNRLKPSWEKAATIIKQRYNPDTDGRVLLGSVDCTEEPALCRRNHIQGYPSIRIFRKGNDLKEDHGHHEHESYYGDRDTESIVKMVDELVAPIHPETHKLALDWGISNDTAKLLKKAPVTGGCRVEGYVRVKKVPGNLVISAHSGAHSFDSSQMNMSHVVTHLSFGRMIDTRLLTDLKRLLPYLGQSHDKLDEKAFINQHEFGANVTIEHYLQIVKTEVITRRYGQEHSLTEEHEYTAHSSITQTYYLPVAKFHFELSPMQILITENPKSFSHFITNLCAIIGGVFTVAGIIDSVLHNTIRLIKKVELGKNI; via the exons ATGGTTTCTCCCACCAAACTCAAATCCGTTGATTTCTACAG GAAAATCCCGAGAGATTTGACAGAGGCGTCTCTCTCTGGCGCTGGCTTATCCATCGTAGCTGCTCTCGTTATGATGCTTCTCTTTGGAATG GAGCTGAGTAGTTATTTGGAAGTCACCACTACAACAGCTGTCGTTGTTGACAAGAGCTCTGATGGGGACTTCTTACGCATTGATTTCAACATCAG CTTTCCTGCCCTTTCTTGTGAATTTGCATCCCTTGATGTGAATGACGTGTTAGGAACA AACAGGTTGAATATAACAAAAACAGTTCGCAAGTTTCCAATTGATCCACATTTAAAGGCCACCGGCGGAGAGTTCCACTCTGGCCTTGCATCACATCACATCAACCATGGAGAAGAAATTAAGCAAGAGTTTCCTGATGGTGCAATACAATTAACAAATGGTGGTTTTGAATCATTGTCACACCA CTTTCCGTTATTGATTGTTAACTTTAATGCACCATGGTGCTACTGGAGTAATCGTCTG AAACCGTCTTGGGAGAAAGCTGCTACCATTATAAAACAGAG ATATAATCCTGACACTGATGGGCGTGTTCTTCTAGGAAGTGTTGATTGCACAGAAGAACCTGCGCTATGTAGGAG GAACCATATACAAGGCTATCCATCTATTCGGATTTTCCGCAAAGGCAATGACCTTAA AGAAGACCATGGACACCACGAACATGAATCTTACTATGGAGATCGGGACACAGAGAGTATAGTTAAG ATGGTGGATGAACTGGTAGCACCAATCCACCCGGAGACGCACAAGCTAGCTTTGGATTGGGGTATATCCAATGACACAGCAAAACTTCTTAAAAAGGCACCAGTTACAGGAGGTTGTAGAGTTGAAGGTTATGTGCGTGTAAAGAAG gttccaGGAAACCTCGTTATCTCAGCTCATTCAGGAGCTCACTCGTTCGATTCTTCTCAAATGAACATGTCGCATGTTGTCACCCATCTTTCATTTGGGAGGATGATTGATACTAGGTTGTTGACCGATTTGAAGCGCTTGTTGCCATATCTTGGCCAAAGCCATGACAAGTTGGATGAAAAAGCATTCATAAATCAACACGAGTTTGGTGCCAATGTTACT ATTGAACACTACCTACAAATAGTTAAAACAGAGGTCATTACAAGAAGATACGGTCAAGAACATTCATTGACAGAGGAACATGAGTACACCGCTCACAGCAGCATAACTCAGACTTACTACTTACCCGTTGCAAAGTTTCACTTTGAGCTCTCTCCCATGCAG ATTCTAATAACTGAAAATCCAAAGTCCTTCTCACACTTCATCACAAATCTTTGCGCCATTATTGGTGGTGTTTTCACG GTTGCAGGAATTATAGATTCGGTTTTACACAATACAATAAGACTGATTAAGAAGGTCGAACTTGGAAAAAACATTTGA